The proteins below are encoded in one region of Citrobacter enshiensis:
- the ibpB gene encoding small heat shock chaperone IbpB — MRNYDLSPLLRQWIGFDKLANALQNTGESQSFPPYNIEKSDDNHYRITLALAGFRQEDLDIQLEGTRLTVKGSPEQPEKETKWLHQGLVTQPFSLSFTLAEHMEVSGATFTNGLLHIDLTRNVPETLAPQRIEIQERPALNS; from the coding sequence ATGCGTAACTACGATTTATCCCCGCTGCTGCGTCAATGGATCGGTTTTGACAAACTGGCCAACGCCTTGCAAAACACCGGTGAAAGCCAGAGCTTCCCACCCTATAACATCGAAAAAAGCGACGATAACCACTATCGCATTACCCTTGCGTTGGCCGGTTTCCGTCAGGAAGATCTGGATATTCAACTGGAAGGCACGCGCCTGACGGTGAAAGGCAGCCCGGAGCAGCCGGAAAAAGAGACCAAATGGTTGCATCAGGGGCTGGTCACTCAGCCGTTCAGTTTGAGCTTTACGCTGGCTGAACATATGGAAGTCTCTGGTGCGACGTTTACCAACGGATTACTGCACATTGATTTAACACGCAATGTGCCAGAAACCCTCGCCCCGCAGCGTATCGAGATTCAGGAACGACCTGCGTTAAATAGCTAA
- the dsdC gene encoding DNA-binding transcriptional regulator DsdC, whose amino-acid sequence MDPLREVRNRLLNGWQLSKLYTFEVAARHQSFALAADELSLSPSAVSHRINQLEDELGIQLFVRSHRKVELTHEGKRVFWALKSSLDTLNQEILDIKNQELSGTLTVYSRPSIAQCWLVPALGDFTRRYPSISLTILTGNDNVNLQRAGIDLAIYFDDAPSAQLTHHFLMDEAILPVCSPDYARRFDLQGALVNLRHCTLLHDRQAWSNDSGTDEWHSWAQHFGVDLPLSSGIGFDRSDLAVIAAMNHIGVAMGRQRLVQKRLDSGELVAPFGEMALKCHQHYYMTTLPGRQWPKIEAFIGWLQEQV is encoded by the coding sequence ATGGATCCCCTTCGCGAAGTCAGAAATCGTCTACTCAACGGCTGGCAGCTATCAAAGCTCTACACTTTTGAAGTGGCGGCGAGACATCAGTCTTTTGCGCTGGCCGCAGATGAACTGTCATTAAGTCCCAGCGCCGTCAGCCACCGAATTAACCAGCTTGAAGACGAATTGGGTATTCAGCTGTTTGTTCGCTCACACCGGAAAGTGGAATTAACGCACGAAGGGAAGCGGGTGTTCTGGGCGCTGAAATCGTCGCTGGATACGCTGAATCAGGAGATCCTCGACATTAAAAACCAGGAGCTCTCCGGTACGCTCACGGTTTACTCGCGGCCTTCCATCGCCCAGTGCTGGCTGGTGCCCGCATTAGGTGATTTCACGCGCCGCTACCCGTCTATTTCGCTGACCATATTGACCGGTAACGACAACGTGAATCTCCAGCGCGCGGGTATTGATCTGGCGATCTACTTTGACGACGCCCCCTCTGCGCAACTGACGCACCATTTCCTGATGGATGAGGCAATCCTGCCTGTATGCAGTCCGGACTATGCCCGGCGTTTTGACCTGCAGGGTGCGTTGGTTAATCTGCGTCACTGTACGCTTCTGCACGATCGTCAGGCGTGGAGCAACGACTCCGGAACGGATGAATGGCACAGTTGGGCGCAACACTTTGGGGTTGATTTGCCGTTATCATCGGGGATTGGCTTCGATCGTTCGGATTTGGCGGTGATTGCCGCAATGAACCATATTGGTGTCGCGATGGGGCGTCAGCGGCTGGTGCAAAAACGACTCGACAGCGGGGAGCTTGTCGCGCCTTTCGGCGAGATGGCGCTGAAATGTCACCAGCATTACTACATGACCACGCTGCCTGGCCGGCAGTGGCCGAAAATAGAGGCCTTTATCGGCTGGCTGCAAGAGCAGGTGTGA
- the dsdA gene encoding D-serine ammonia-lyase — translation MENIQNLIAQYPLVEDLVALKETTWFNPATTSLAEGLPYVGLTEQDVQDAHARLTRFAPYLAKAFPETAATGGIIESELAAVPAMQKRLEKEYGQSICGEILLKKDSHLPISGSIKARGGIYEVLTHAEKLALAAGLLTTEDDYSVLLSPEFKQFFSQYSIAVGSTGNLGLSIGIMSACIGFKVTVHMSADARAWKKAKLRSHGVTVVEYEEDYGVAVEQGRKAAESDPNCFFIDDENSRTLFLGYAVAGQRLKAQFAQQGRVVDADHPLFVYLPCGVGGGPGGVAFGLKLAFGDNVHCFFAEPTHSPCMLLGVYTGLHDAISVQEIGIDNLTAADGLAVGRASGFVGRAMERFLDGLYTLDDQTMYDMLSWLAQEEGIRLEPSALAGMSGPQRVCGSAAYQQMHGFTAEQLNHATHLVWATGGGMVPEAEMAQYLAKGR, via the coding sequence ATGGAAAACATTCAAAATCTCATCGCCCAGTATCCTTTGGTGGAGGATCTGGTCGCTCTCAAAGAAACGACCTGGTTTAACCCGGCCACGACCTCTCTGGCAGAAGGTTTACCGTATGTCGGCCTGACGGAGCAGGATGTTCAGGACGCCCATGCTCGCCTGACCCGCTTTGCGCCGTATCTGGCGAAAGCCTTCCCGGAAACCGCCGCCACCGGCGGGATTATTGAATCCGAACTGGCCGCTGTTCCTGCGATGCAAAAACGGCTGGAAAAAGAGTACGGGCAGTCTATCTGCGGTGAAATTCTGCTGAAAAAAGACAGCCACCTACCCATCTCCGGCTCGATTAAGGCCCGTGGCGGCATCTATGAAGTGCTGACCCACGCAGAAAAACTGGCGCTGGCCGCCGGGCTGCTAACCACTGAAGATGACTACAGCGTGCTGCTCTCGCCTGAATTCAAACAGTTCTTCAGTCAGTACAGCATCGCGGTGGGTTCGACCGGTAACCTGGGCTTGTCGATCGGCATCATGAGCGCCTGCATCGGCTTTAAGGTCACCGTACACATGTCTGCCGATGCCCGTGCGTGGAAAAAGGCCAAACTGCGCAGCCACGGTGTGACGGTGGTCGAGTACGAAGAAGATTACGGCGTGGCGGTGGAGCAAGGGCGTAAGGCGGCGGAGTCCGATCCAAACTGCTTCTTTATCGACGATGAAAACTCCCGCACGTTGTTCCTGGGCTACGCGGTAGCCGGACAGCGCCTGAAAGCGCAGTTCGCACAGCAGGGTCGCGTAGTGGATGCCGATCACCCGCTGTTTGTTTATCTGCCGTGCGGCGTCGGCGGCGGCCCTGGCGGCGTGGCTTTTGGCCTGAAACTGGCGTTCGGCGATAACGTTCACTGTTTCTTCGCCGAACCGACCCACTCCCCTTGCATGCTGCTCGGCGTTTACACTGGCCTGCACGACGCTATTTCCGTTCAGGAGATTGGCATCGATAACCTGACGGCGGCGGACGGGCTGGCGGTGGGGCGTGCATCGGGTTTTGTTGGCCGGGCGATGGAGCGTTTTCTGGACGGGCTGTATACCCTTGACGATCAAACCATGTATGACATGCTGAGTTGGCTGGCGCAGGAAGAAGGCATTCGCCTGGAGCCGTCTGCACTGGCGGGAATGTCCGGACCTCAGCGCGTATGTGGTTCAGCCGCATACCAACAGATGCACGGGTTCACTGCTGAGCAGTTAAACCACGCCACACATCTGGTATGGGCGACGGGCGGCGGAATGGTACCGGAAGCCGAAATGGCGCAGTACCTGGCTAAAGGTCGCTAA
- a CDS encoding YidH family protein, with translation MKISRLGEAPDYRFSLANERTFLAWIRTALGFLAAGVGLDQLAPDFATPVIRELLALLLCLFAGGLAIYGYLRWLRNEKAMRLKEDLPYTHSLLIISLILMIVAVIVMALVLYG, from the coding sequence ATGAAGATTTCTCGCCTTGGAGAAGCGCCGGATTACCGCTTCTCGCTGGCAAACGAGCGTACCTTTCTGGCGTGGATCCGCACCGCGCTGGGTTTTCTGGCGGCGGGTGTTGGTCTTGACCAGTTGGCGCCGGATTTTGCCACGCCAGTCATTCGTGAACTGCTGGCGTTGCTACTGTGTTTGTTCGCGGGCGGTCTGGCGATTTACGGCTACCTGCGATGGTTGCGTAATGAAAAGGCGATGCGTCTGAAAGAGGACCTGCCGTACACCCACAGTTTGCTGATTATCAGTCTGATTTTGATGATCGTCGCGGTGATCGTTATGGCGCTGGTACTGTATGGCTGA
- the dsdX gene encoding D-serine transporter DsdX, with the protein MHSQIWVVSTLLISIVLIVLTIVKFKFHPFLALLLASFFVGTMMDMGPLEMVNAIESGIGGTLGFLAAVIGLGTILGKMMEVSGAAERIGLTLQRCRWLSADVIMVLVGLICGITLFVEVGVVLLIPLAFSIAKKTNTSLLKLAIPLCTALMAVHCVVPPHPAALFVANKLGADLGSVIVYGLLVGLMASLIGGPLFLKLLGNRLPFKAVPAEFSDLKVRDEKTLPSLSATLFTVLLPIGLMLAKTVAELNMAKGSTLYTLLEFIGNPITAMFIAVFVAYYILGLRQHIGMGTLLTHTENGFGSIANILLIIGAGGAFNAILKSSGLADTLAVILSNMHMHPILLAWLVALILHAAVGSATVAMMGATAIVAPMLPLYPNVSPEIIAIAIGSGAIGCTIVTDSLFWLVKQYCGATLNETFKYYTTATFIASVIALACTFLLSFII; encoded by the coding sequence ATGCACTCTCAAATCTGGGTTGTGAGCACGCTGCTAATCAGCATCGTGTTAATCGTTTTGACCATCGTGAAGTTCAAATTCCACCCGTTTCTGGCGCTGCTGTTAGCCAGCTTCTTTGTGGGCACGATGATGGATATGGGCCCGCTGGAGATGGTCAACGCCATTGAGAGTGGTATCGGTGGCACGCTGGGTTTCCTCGCCGCCGTTATCGGTCTGGGAACCATTCTTGGCAAAATGATGGAAGTTTCCGGTGCGGCAGAACGCATTGGCTTAACGCTCCAGCGCTGTCGCTGGCTCTCCGCCGACGTCATTATGGTGCTGGTGGGGCTGATCTGCGGTATCACGCTGTTTGTGGAAGTGGGGGTGGTGCTGTTAATTCCGCTGGCGTTCTCCATCGCCAAAAAAACCAACACCTCATTGCTGAAACTGGCGATCCCGTTATGTACCGCCCTAATGGCCGTACACTGCGTGGTGCCGCCGCATCCGGCCGCGCTGTTCGTCGCCAACAAACTGGGCGCCGATCTGGGTTCCGTCATTGTCTATGGGTTGCTGGTAGGGCTGATGGCCTCGCTTATCGGCGGACCGCTGTTCCTAAAGTTACTCGGCAACCGTCTTCCGTTTAAAGCAGTACCCGCTGAGTTTTCTGACCTTAAAGTCCGTGACGAAAAAACGCTGCCGTCACTGAGCGCAACGCTGTTTACCGTCCTGCTGCCGATTGGTCTGATGCTGGCGAAAACCGTCGCTGAACTGAACATGGCGAAAGGCAGTACGCTGTACACCCTGCTGGAGTTTATCGGCAACCCGATTACTGCCATGTTTATCGCGGTTTTCGTGGCGTATTACATTCTCGGTTTGCGTCAGCATATCGGCATGGGTACGCTGCTCACCCATACCGAAAACGGTTTTGGTTCCATTGCTAACATTCTGCTGATTATCGGTGCGGGCGGCGCGTTCAACGCCATCCTGAAGAGCAGCGGCCTGGCGGATACCCTCGCGGTGATCCTCTCCAATATGCATATGCACCCCATCCTGCTGGCCTGGCTGGTGGCGCTTATTCTGCACGCTGCGGTCGGTTCGGCAACGGTCGCGATGATGGGTGCAACGGCGATTGTCGCGCCGATGCTGCCGCTCTATCCCAACGTGAGTCCAGAGATCATCGCTATTGCCATCGGTTCTGGCGCAATTGGCTGCACGATCGTGACAGATTCCCTCTTCTGGCTGGTGAAGCAATACTGCGGCGCCACCCTGAATGAGACGTTTAAATACTATACGACCGCGACATTTATCGCGTCGGTTATTGCACTGGCTTGCACATTCCTGCTTTCCTTTATTATCTAA
- a CDS encoding radical SAM protein translates to MTECEDMDVSEGIIKVVVDHQECQHPNDLYRNVQLAGVRSVQFIPLVERDEKGYPTAESVTSEDWGRFLNTVFDIWVREDVNRISIQLFDKILRQWCGLSDAVNLQDISHIGADCRNCYVLHFCAGECLKYRDSSEKSALCAGYKTFFNDSSPYMRVMRDLIKQHRSPMELMAMLRQT, encoded by the coding sequence ATGACAGAGTGTGAGGACATGGATGTTAGTGAGGGAATTATTAAGGTGGTGGTAGATCACCAGGAATGTCAGCACCCGAATGATTTATATCGCAATGTACAACTAGCAGGCGTTCGTTCTGTGCAGTTTATTCCCCTGGTTGAACGCGATGAAAAAGGCTATCCGACCGCTGAATCCGTTACATCGGAAGACTGGGGGCGGTTTTTAAATACGGTATTTGATATATGGGTACGGGAAGATGTTAACCGGATATCCATTCAGCTGTTTGATAAAATCTTAAGGCAGTGGTGTGGTCTTTCTGATGCGGTGAATTTACAGGATATTTCGCATATCGGCGCAGATTGTCGGAACTGTTACGTATTGCACTTCTGTGCTGGTGAATGCCTGAAATATCGTGATAGCAGCGAAAAAAGCGCGCTTTGTGCCGGTTATAAAACCTTTTTTAACGACTCTTCGCCGTACATGCGGGTTATGCGCGATCTTATTAAACAGCATCGCTCACCGATGGAACTGATGGCGATGCTGCGTCAAACTTAG
- the ibpA gene encoding small heat shock chaperone IbpA → MRNFDLSPLYRSAIGFDRLFNLLENNQSQSNGGYPPYNVELVDENHYRIAIAVAGFAESELEITAQDNLLVVKGAHADEQKERTYLYQGIAERNFERKFQLAENIHVRGANLVNGLLYIELERVIPEANKPRRIEIN, encoded by the coding sequence ATGCGTAATTTTGATTTATCCCCGCTGTACCGTTCCGCTATTGGGTTTGACCGTTTGTTTAACCTGCTTGAAAACAACCAGAGCCAGAGTAATGGCGGCTACCCTCCGTATAACGTTGAGCTGGTGGATGAAAACCATTACCGCATTGCGATTGCCGTGGCGGGGTTTGCGGAAAGCGAGCTGGAAATTACTGCCCAGGATAATCTGCTGGTGGTGAAAGGTGCTCATGCTGATGAGCAAAAAGAACGTACTTACCTTTATCAGGGCATTGCCGAGCGCAACTTTGAACGCAAGTTCCAGTTAGCGGAGAACATTCATGTTCGTGGCGCAAACCTGGTGAACGGTCTGCTGTATATCGAACTTGAGCGTGTGATTCCGGAAGCGAATAAACCACGCCGTATCGAAATCAATTAA
- a CDS encoding DUF202 domain-containing protein encodes MADSRKARRIADPGLQPERTSLAWFRTLLGYGALMALALKHHWHQAGFLFWVSIGVLAIVAIILWRYTRSRNLMDVAHYDFSQSRAVRDKFMISLAVLSLAILFAVTHVRQLIVFIGDFA; translated from the coding sequence ATGGCTGATAGCCGTAAAGCGCGCCGCATTGCCGATCCGGGACTTCAGCCGGAGCGCACGTCGCTGGCCTGGTTCCGCACGCTGCTGGGCTATGGCGCGCTAATGGCGCTGGCGTTGAAACATCACTGGCATCAGGCGGGATTCTTGTTCTGGGTTTCTATTGGCGTGCTGGCGATTGTGGCGATCATTCTCTGGCGCTATACCCGCAGTCGTAACCTGATGGACGTCGCCCATTACGATTTTTCTCAATCTCGCGCGGTGCGTGACAAATTTATGATCTCCCTCGCGGTGTTATCCCTCGCAATACTGTTTGCTGTAACACACGTTCGCCAACTTATCGTATTTATCGGGGATTTTGCATGA
- a CDS encoding putative transporter → MSEIALTVSVLALAAVVGLWIGNIRVRGVGLGIGGVLFGGILVGHYADLLGISLGGEMLHFIQEFGLILFVYTIGIQVGPGFFASLRVSGLRLNLFAVLIVIIGGLLTAILHKVFAIPLPVVLGIFSGAVTNTPALGAGQQILRDLGTPAAVVDQMGMSYAMAYPFGICGILLSMWLIRMIFRVNVEEEAQQHESTLSRGHSLIQTMNIRVENPNLNSMAIQDVPILNSDKIICSRLKRDETLMVPSPGTIIQVGDLLHLVGQSGDLHNAQVVIGQEVDTSLSTRGTELRVERVVVTNEKVLGKRIRDLRLKENYDVVISRLNRAGIELVASGEMSLQFGDILNLVGRPSAIEAVANVVGNAQQKLQQVQMLPVFIGIGLGVLLGSIPLFIPGFPVALKLGLAGGPLIMALILGRIGSIGKLYWFMPPSANLALRELGIVLFLAVVGLKSGGDFVDTLMQGEGLSWIGYGIVITAIPLITVGLLARIFAKMNYLTLCGMLAGSMTDPPALAFANNLHATSGAAALSYATVYPLVMFLRIITPQLLAVIFWGLG, encoded by the coding sequence ATGAGTGAGATAGCATTAACGGTTAGCGTTCTGGCGTTGGCGGCGGTTGTTGGATTATGGATCGGCAACATCAGAGTTCGTGGGGTGGGGCTGGGCATTGGAGGCGTGCTGTTTGGCGGGATTCTTGTCGGGCATTATGCTGACCTGCTAGGCATCTCCCTTGGTGGCGAGATGCTGCATTTTATTCAGGAATTTGGCCTGATCCTCTTCGTTTACACCATTGGTATTCAGGTCGGTCCTGGTTTTTTTGCGTCGCTGCGCGTCTCAGGTTTACGTCTGAATCTCTTTGCTGTTCTGATTGTCATCATTGGCGGTCTGCTCACCGCTATTCTGCATAAAGTGTTTGCGATCCCGTTACCGGTGGTATTGGGTATCTTCTCTGGTGCGGTAACCAACACCCCGGCATTGGGGGCTGGTCAGCAAATTCTGCGCGATCTGGGCACACCGGCGGCAGTGGTGGATCAGATGGGGATGAGCTATGCCATGGCGTATCCTTTCGGTATTTGCGGCATCTTACTCTCGATGTGGCTGATTCGAATGATTTTTCGCGTCAATGTCGAGGAGGAGGCGCAACAGCATGAATCCACGCTCTCCCGCGGCCACTCGCTCATCCAGACCATGAACATCCGTGTTGAGAACCCGAATCTCAACAGTATGGCGATTCAGGATGTGCCCATCCTCAATAGCGACAAAATCATCTGTTCACGACTTAAACGCGATGAAACGCTGATGGTGCCCTCACCAGGGACGATTATTCAGGTTGGCGATCTGCTGCATCTGGTGGGGCAGTCAGGGGATCTGCACAATGCGCAGGTGGTGATTGGCCAGGAGGTGGACACCTCGCTTTCTACTCGCGGCACGGAGTTGCGTGTTGAACGTGTGGTCGTTACCAATGAAAAAGTGCTCGGAAAGCGCATTCGCGATCTGCGCCTAAAAGAGAACTATGATGTGGTTATCTCGCGGCTTAACCGGGCGGGTATTGAGCTGGTGGCAAGCGGTGAGATGAGTCTGCAGTTTGGCGACATTCTCAACCTGGTCGGACGGCCCTCTGCCATTGAAGCGGTAGCCAATGTCGTGGGCAACGCACAGCAAAAACTGCAACAGGTACAGATGCTGCCCGTATTCATTGGTATCGGGTTGGGCGTGCTGCTTGGGTCAATCCCGCTGTTTATACCGGGGTTCCCGGTGGCGTTAAAGCTGGGGCTGGCGGGCGGACCGCTGATCATGGCGCTGATTCTGGGGCGTATCGGCAGCATTGGTAAGCTGTACTGGTTTATGCCGCCGAGCGCCAACCTGGCGCTGCGCGAGCTGGGTATCGTGCTGTTTCTTGCCGTGGTGGGGCTGAAGTCTGGCGGTGATTTTGTCGATACCCTGATGCAAGGCGAGGGCCTAAGCTGGATTGGTTATGGCATTGTCATTACCGCTATCCCTCTCATCACGGTAGGGCTGCTGGCGCGTATCTTCGCAAAAATGAACTACCTGACGTTGTGCGGGATGCTGGCCGGGTCGATGACCGATCCGCCTGCGCTGGCGTTTGCCAATAACCTGCATGCCACCAGTGGGGCGGCGGCGCTCTCGTATGCGACGGTATACCCGCTGGTGATGTTCCTGCGTATTATCACCCCGCAGCTACTGGCGGTGATTTTCTGGGGATTAGGCTAG